From the Flavimarina sp. Hel_I_48 genome, one window contains:
- the ytxJ gene encoding bacillithiol system redox-active protein YtxJ, translating into MGFFDKFKSQRDIAKEEIKEVKWIALERKEQVEEIAEISSKTPVLIFKHSTSCGISRMSLKQFEKEYDLEKSVVEPYFLDLKQYREISNLVASKFNVQHESPQVLLIINGEAVYNESHGSISVGAVKGAL; encoded by the coding sequence ATGGGATTTTTTGATAAGTTTAAAAGTCAGCGCGATATCGCAAAAGAGGAGATAAAAGAGGTGAAATGGATTGCGCTTGAACGCAAAGAGCAAGTTGAGGAAATTGCTGAAATATCTTCAAAAACACCGGTTTTAATCTTTAAGCACAGTACATCCTGCGGAATCAGTCGTATGTCGCTCAAGCAGTTTGAAAAGGAATATGATCTTGAAAAAAGCGTTGTAGAGCCGTATTTCCTTGACCTGAAACAATACCGCGAAATAAGCAATCTGGTTGCTTCAAAGTTTAACGTTCAGCATGAAAGTCCACAGGTTTTATTGATTATAAACGGCGAAGCCGTTTATAATGAATCCCACGGTAGTATTAGCGTGGGTGCAGTTAAAGGAGCGCTCTAA
- a CDS encoding MIP/aquaporin family protein: MTPFIAELLGTGILILLGGGIVANDILEKTKGKGGGWMTITTAWGLAVFAGVVVAGPYSGAHLNPAVSIGLAAGGLFPWADVPLYILAQFIGAMLGSSLVYAMYKDHFDATEDAGLKRAVFCTDPAIPNTFRNMLSEILGTFVLIFCVFYFSEAEINDGTGTTVGLGSIGAIPVAFIVWGIGLSLGGTTGYAINPARDLGPRIVHALLPIRGKTDSNWSYSWVPVVGPIIGALIAAMLFIIL, translated from the coding sequence ATGACTCCATTTATTGCAGAATTACTGGGAACTGGAATTCTCATACTCCTGGGCGGCGGTATCGTCGCAAATGACATTCTTGAGAAAACTAAAGGAAAAGGGGGCGGCTGGATGACCATTACCACTGCCTGGGGACTTGCGGTTTTTGCCGGTGTTGTTGTCGCGGGTCCGTACAGCGGCGCGCATTTAAATCCGGCCGTAAGTATAGGCCTCGCCGCTGGTGGACTTTTTCCATGGGCAGATGTGCCTTTGTATATCCTGGCCCAGTTTATCGGCGCCATGCTGGGATCGTCTTTGGTCTATGCCATGTACAAAGACCATTTTGACGCCACAGAAGACGCTGGACTCAAACGCGCGGTCTTCTGTACAGACCCCGCAATCCCCAATACGTTCAGGAATATGTTAAGCGAAATCCTGGGCACGTTCGTACTCATTTTCTGTGTGTTCTACTTTTCCGAAGCAGAAATAAATGACGGTACGGGCACGACTGTTGGCCTAGGCTCCATTGGCGCCATCCCCGTGGCATTTATAGTCTGGGGCATTGGCTTATCACTGGGCGGCACCACTGGTTACGCCATCAACCCGGCAAGGGATCTGGGACCCAGAATCGTACATGCGTTATTGCCCATAAGAGGAAAAACCGATAGTAACTGGAGCTACTCCTGGGTTCCCGTTGTGGGGCCTATAATTGGTGCACTGATCGCCGCAATGCTATTCATCATTCTATAA
- the glpK gene encoding glycerol kinase GlpK, protein MDTFILALDQGTTSSRAIVFDKKGKIVSVAQKEFQQYFPKPGWVEHDPAEIWATQAGVAAEATTKKGLNGKNIAGIGITNQRETVVVWDRKTGKAVYNAIVWQDKRTADYCEKLKEEGKADMIQKKTGLKIDSYFSGTKVKWILDNVDGVRERAEAGELAMGTIDSWLIWNFTKGELHITDVTNASRTMLFNINTMEWDDELIELFDIPKSMLPEVKDSSEIYGHTKTTVFASKIPIAGIAGDQMAALFGQMCTKKGMVKSTYGTGCFMLMNIGKKPILSKNNLLTTVAWRIKGETRYALEGSIFIGGAVVQWLRDGLGIIRRSSDVEHLASSVDSTDGVYFIPAFVGMGAPYWNQKAQGTIFGLNRGTTDAHIARASIEAIAYQTMDILKAMKADSGISIKEVRVDGGASVNDMLMQFQADVLDSVTIRPEITETTALGAAYLAGIAVGFWESEEEIQEMWEEETRFTPAKDKKDVENGIKGWYRAVEALKYWTTL, encoded by the coding sequence ATGGATACATTTATCTTAGCCTTAGACCAGGGAACTACCAGTTCCCGCGCAATCGTTTTCGACAAAAAAGGAAAAATTGTGTCGGTTGCCCAGAAAGAATTTCAGCAATATTTCCCTAAACCGGGATGGGTAGAGCACGATCCTGCTGAAATATGGGCCACGCAGGCGGGAGTTGCCGCAGAAGCCACCACAAAAAAAGGACTCAACGGTAAAAACATTGCGGGAATTGGAATCACCAACCAACGGGAGACCGTGGTCGTGTGGGATCGTAAAACCGGTAAAGCGGTTTACAATGCCATCGTATGGCAGGATAAACGTACCGCAGACTATTGTGAAAAACTGAAGGAAGAAGGCAAAGCGGATATGATCCAGAAGAAAACGGGCCTGAAAATAGATTCTTATTTTTCGGGAACCAAAGTTAAATGGATTTTGGATAACGTAGATGGCGTTAGGGAGCGTGCAGAGGCCGGTGAGCTTGCCATGGGAACCATTGATTCCTGGTTGATATGGAACTTTACCAAAGGTGAATTGCACATTACGGATGTAACAAATGCATCCCGAACCATGTTGTTCAACATCAATACGATGGAATGGGACGATGAACTGATCGAACTTTTTGACATCCCAAAAAGCATGTTGCCAGAGGTAAAAGATTCCAGCGAAATCTATGGCCATACCAAAACGACGGTCTTTGCTTCAAAAATTCCCATCGCAGGTATTGCGGGAGATCAAATGGCCGCACTTTTCGGGCAGATGTGCACCAAAAAGGGAATGGTAAAAAGTACCTATGGTACGGGATGTTTTATGCTTATGAATATAGGCAAAAAGCCCATTCTTTCTAAAAACAACCTACTCACCACCGTCGCGTGGAGAATAAAAGGTGAAACGCGTTACGCCCTGGAAGGGAGCATTTTTATAGGCGGCGCAGTAGTGCAATGGTTAAGGGACGGTCTGGGAATCATCAGAAGATCGTCTGATGTGGAACACCTTGCCAGCTCTGTAGATAGCACGGATGGCGTTTACTTTATACCGGCCTTTGTGGGAATGGGCGCCCCTTACTGGAACCAAAAAGCACAGGGAACCATTTTCGGTCTGAATCGCGGGACTACAGATGCGCACATTGCCAGGGCTTCCATTGAGGCAATTGCCTACCAAACGATGGATATTTTAAAGGCAATGAAAGCCGACTCCGGTATCAGTATCAAAGAAGTTCGCGTAGACGGCGGCGCTTCTGTAAATGATATGTTGATGCAGTTTCAGGCAGATGTGCTGGATTCGGTCACCATTCGACCAGAAATTACCGAAACCACTGCCCTGGGCGCTGCATATCTTGCGGGAATCGCCGTAGGTTTTTGGGAAAGTGAAGAAGAAATTCAAGAAATGTGGGAAGAAGAAACACGTTTTACACCAGCAAAAGATAAGAAAGATGTGGAAAACGGAATCAAAGGCTGGTATCGCGCGGTAGAAGCCTTGAAATACTGGACAACCTTATAA
- a CDS encoding glycerol-3-phosphate dehydrogenase/oxidase, translating into MKTNLYSRESILKGLDHQGDWDVIVIGGGATGLGTALDSVTRGYKTLLLEQVDYAKGTSSRSTKLAHGGVRYLAQGDIGLVREALFERGMMFQNAPHLVQNQSFVIPNYKWWEGIYYTIGLKMYDLLAGSMSIGKSHHIKKENTLERIANLKQDKLKGGVVYKDGQFDDSRLAVNVAQTCIENGATLLNHFEVTDLTENDKGKVSGVIAKDTETGISHQFTGKVIINATGVFADDILKMEKADAKKTIVPSQGVHLVFDKSFLPGDDAIMIPKTEDGRVLFVIPWHNKALVGTTDTNLESHSLEPQPLEKEIDFILKTFNNYNSKQATRKDVKSIFAGLRPLAAPKDASEKSKEISRSHKIIVSDSDLITITGGKWTTFRRMAQDAIDKVISLKKLPEKECKTKNFPLHGARPTKNTENHLYIYGSDQPKLEKLITERPELGAILDDRLPFVGAEVVWAVRYEMARTVEDVLARRVRALFLDARAAIAMAPKVAALIREELGQTQEWEDNQLSTFTKMAEKYVCK; encoded by the coding sequence ATGAAAACAAACCTATATTCCCGTGAATCCATTCTCAAAGGTCTTGATCATCAGGGTGATTGGGACGTTATCGTCATCGGTGGAGGTGCTACCGGCTTAGGGACGGCATTAGACAGCGTTACACGAGGTTATAAAACTTTACTTCTTGAGCAGGTAGATTATGCTAAAGGAACTTCCAGCCGTAGCACAAAACTTGCACATGGGGGCGTAAGGTATCTTGCGCAGGGCGATATAGGTTTGGTTCGGGAAGCACTTTTTGAACGCGGAATGATGTTTCAAAATGCCCCGCACCTCGTACAAAACCAATCGTTTGTAATACCTAATTATAAGTGGTGGGAAGGAATTTATTACACCATTGGTCTTAAAATGTACGACCTGCTTGCGGGTAGTATGAGCATTGGCAAATCGCATCACATAAAGAAGGAAAATACCTTAGAGCGAATAGCCAACTTAAAGCAGGATAAACTTAAAGGTGGTGTAGTTTATAAAGATGGGCAGTTTGACGATTCCAGGCTTGCGGTAAATGTGGCACAAACATGTATAGAAAATGGCGCTACCCTACTCAATCATTTCGAGGTTACAGATTTAACTGAAAATGACAAAGGAAAGGTTTCAGGCGTTATTGCGAAAGATACCGAAACCGGAATATCACATCAATTTACAGGAAAAGTAATCATAAACGCAACAGGTGTATTTGCTGATGACATTCTCAAAATGGAAAAAGCTGATGCGAAAAAAACCATTGTACCAAGTCAGGGTGTTCATCTTGTCTTTGATAAATCTTTTCTGCCTGGAGACGACGCGATCATGATTCCCAAAACTGAGGACGGTCGTGTTCTTTTTGTCATCCCCTGGCATAACAAGGCCTTAGTGGGCACGACAGATACTAATCTTGAAAGTCACAGCCTGGAACCCCAGCCGCTAGAAAAAGAAATAGATTTTATTCTAAAAACCTTTAATAATTACAATTCCAAACAAGCGACACGCAAAGATGTGAAAAGCATTTTTGCCGGACTAAGACCACTGGCAGCACCAAAAGACGCTTCGGAAAAAAGCAAGGAAATTTCCCGAAGCCATAAGATTATTGTATCAGATTCTGATCTGATCACAATTACCGGAGGAAAATGGACCACATTCAGACGTATGGCGCAAGATGCCATCGATAAGGTCATTTCGCTGAAAAAACTTCCGGAAAAAGAGTGCAAGACTAAAAACTTCCCGCTACACGGCGCCAGACCAACGAAAAATACCGAAAATCACTTGTATATCTACGGTAGCGATCAACCCAAACTTGAGAAACTTATTACGGAAAGACCTGAATTGGGCGCAATCTTGGATGACAGGTTGCCTTTTGTAGGGGCTGAAGTGGTATGGGCCGTACGTTACGAGATGGCCAGAACGGTTGAAGATGTATTGGCACGACGTGTACGCGCTCTTTTTCTTGATGCACGTGCTGCAATTGCCATGGCACCAAAAGTTGCTGCGCTAATTCGCGAAGAACTCGGCCAGACCCAGGAATGGGAAGATAACCAACTTTCAACATTCACTAAAATGGCCGAAAAGTACGTATGTAAATAA
- a CDS encoding DeoR/GlpR family DNA-binding transcription regulator, whose product MERHQLILERLREKKHVKVLDLCDELDVSAVTIRKDLKLLEEKGLLYRTHGGASLDNPYINEKPIQEKEKISVEEKSNIAETALKLILENDSIMLASGTTVQQLARAIVPLGKLNVITSSLHVALELIKNKDVEVIQLGGPLRHSSGSVTGHYAQHILSNISCNQLFLGVDGIDLDYGCTTTSLEEAVLNKKMMDCAQKTIILADSSKFGKRSFGKICEIDAIDEIITDDSLPLSVKNKLLEMGVKVTLVKKV is encoded by the coding sequence ATGGAACGACATCAGTTGATTTTAGAGCGATTAAGGGAAAAAAAACATGTAAAGGTTCTTGATCTTTGTGATGAACTTGACGTGAGTGCCGTAACCATAAGAAAAGATCTGAAACTTCTCGAAGAGAAAGGATTACTATATAGAACACACGGCGGGGCATCGCTTGATAACCCTTATATCAATGAAAAACCTATTCAGGAAAAGGAAAAGATTTCGGTAGAGGAGAAGTCTAATATTGCGGAAACCGCATTAAAGCTTATCCTGGAGAACGATTCTATCATGTTAGCTTCAGGCACCACTGTGCAACAATTGGCCAGGGCTATTGTTCCTTTGGGGAAACTAAATGTTATCACCTCTTCTTTGCATGTAGCCCTCGAGCTTATAAAAAATAAAGATGTTGAGGTAATACAGCTCGGCGGACCGTTGAGGCACAGCTCCGGTTCTGTAACAGGTCACTACGCGCAGCATATTTTGAGTAATATTTCCTGCAATCAGCTTTTTTTGGGTGTTGATGGTATTGATCTGGATTATGGCTGTACAACCACGAGTCTTGAGGAAGCAGTCTTAAATAAAAAAATGATGGATTGTGCTCAAAAAACGATTATTTTGGCAGATTCTTCGAAATTCGGAAAGAGGAGCTTTGGTAAAATTTGCGAAATAGATGCTATTGACGAGATTATTACAGATGACAGTCTACCGCTTTCGGTTAAAAACAAATTGCTTGAAATGGGGGTTAAAGTCACGTTGGTGAAAAAGGTTTAA
- the rplT gene encoding 50S ribosomal protein L20 has protein sequence MPRSVNAVASRARRKKIIKQAKGYFGRRKNVYTVAKNAVEKAMLYAYRDRRQKKRNFRSLWIARINAGARIHGMSYSKFMGAVKKADISLNRKVLADLAMNHPEAFEAIVKKVK, from the coding sequence ATGCCAAGATCAGTAAACGCGGTAGCTTCCAGAGCCCGCAGAAAGAAAATCATTAAACAAGCTAAAGGTTATTTTGGACGTCGTAAAAACGTTTATACCGTAGCTAAGAATGCGGTGGAAAAGGCCATGCTTTATGCATACCGTGACCGTCGTCAAAAGAAGAGAAACTTCAGATCGTTATGGATCGCCCGTATCAACGCGGGAGCACGCATACATGGAATGTCATATTCCAAGTTTATGGGTGCGGTTAAAAAAGCAGACATTTCCCTAAACAGAAAAGTCCTTGCTGATTTAGCTATGAACCATCCGGAAGCGTTTGAAGCTATCGTGAAAAAAGTAAAATAA
- the rpmI gene encoding 50S ribosomal protein L35 encodes MPKLKTKSSAKKRFKLTGTGKIKRKHAFKSHILTKKSKKRKRNLTQDTLVHKADEPNVKIMLRLK; translated from the coding sequence ATGCCAAAATTAAAAACAAAATCCAGTGCCAAGAAGCGTTTTAAGCTTACCGGAACTGGTAAGATCAAAAGAAAGCACGCTTTCAAAAGTCACATATTAACTAAAAAGTCTAAAAAACGTAAGCGTAATCTTACTCAGGACACTTTAGTTCATAAGGCTGATGAGCCAAACGTCAAAATCATGTTGCGCCTTAAGTAA
- the infC gene encoding translation initiation factor IF-3 yields MEKKDQHNINRKIRSKEVRLVGDNVEMDIYPTPKALEMADEMGLDLVEISPNAEPPVCKIMDYKKFVYEQKKREKAIKAKASKVTVKEIRFGPNTDDHDYDFKKKHAIKFLEEGSKLKAYVFFKGRSIIYKDQGQILLLRLAQDLEEYGKVEQMPKLEGKRMIMFLAPKKTK; encoded by the coding sequence ATTGAGAAGAAAGATCAACACAATATCAATCGCAAGATACGCTCTAAGGAAGTGCGCCTAGTAGGCGATAATGTCGAAATGGACATCTACCCTACTCCAAAAGCGCTTGAAATGGCAGATGAAATGGGTCTGGACCTGGTGGAGATTTCACCAAATGCAGAACCACCGGTCTGTAAGATCATGGATTATAAGAAGTTCGTTTACGAGCAGAAAAAGCGCGAAAAAGCCATAAAAGCGAAAGCGTCTAAAGTTACCGTAAAAGAAATTCGTTTTGGTCCCAACACAGATGATCACGATTACGATTTTAAGAAGAAACATGCCATTAAATTCCTTGAAGAAGGATCGAAGCTTAAAGCATATGTTTTCTTTAAAGGACGTTCTATTATCTATAAAGATCAGGGGCAGATTCTACTTTTAAGATTGGCTCAGGATCTTGAAGAATATGGCAAGGTGGAGCAAATGCCTAAACTTGAAGGAAAAAGGATGATTATGTTCCTGGCTCCCAAGAAGACAAAATAA
- the thrS gene encoding threonine--tRNA ligase, whose protein sequence is MIAVTLPDGSVKEVEKGTTPIDIANSISAGLARNVISAKYNDTVVETVTPLTENGKLVLFTWNDEEGKKAFWHSSAHILAQAIQQLYPEAKLTIGPAIDNGFYYDVDMGEATLSENDFGKIEAKMLEIARGKHDFNMHSVSKNDALKMYEEQGNEYKVELIENLEDGSITFCDHDTFTDLCRGGHIPNTGIVKAIKLMKVAGAYWRADENNTQLTRIYGISFPKQKELNEYLHLLEEAKKRDHRKLGKELELFTFSQKVGQGLPLWLPNGAALRERLENFLKAAQKKAGYEMVVTPHIGQKELYVTSGHYQKYGEDSFRPITTPSEGEEFLLKPMNCPHHCEIFNATSWSYRDLPKRFAEFGTVYRYEQSGELHGLTRVRGFTQDDAHIFCTPDQLDEEFKKVIDLVLYVFGSLGFENFTAQVSLRDPENKKKYIGSNANWEKAENAIINAAIDKNLNYVVETGEAAFYGPKLDFMVKDALGRSWQLGTIQVDYNLPERFDLTYKGSDNELHRPVMIHRAPFGSMERFVAILLEHTGGNFPLWLMPVQASILTLSEKYEKYAKNVLDSLENHEIRAIVDDRGETMGKKIREAEIKKTPYMLIIGETEANDGTVSVRKHGGEDLGAMTVADFAGLVNQNIELTLKKFKV, encoded by the coding sequence ATGATAGCAGTTACCTTGCCAGACGGCAGTGTAAAAGAGGTTGAAAAAGGCACCACACCCATCGATATTGCAAACAGTATCAGCGCGGGACTTGCCCGTAATGTGATTTCGGCAAAATATAATGACACCGTGGTGGAAACCGTGACGCCACTTACGGAAAATGGAAAACTTGTCCTTTTTACGTGGAATGATGAAGAAGGCAAAAAGGCTTTCTGGCACTCCAGTGCACACATTCTGGCGCAGGCCATTCAGCAATTATACCCAGAAGCAAAACTTACCATTGGCCCCGCGATTGACAATGGCTTCTATTACGACGTAGATATGGGCGAAGCAACGCTCAGTGAAAATGATTTTGGCAAGATAGAAGCTAAAATGCTTGAAATCGCCCGCGGAAAGCATGATTTCAATATGCATAGTGTGTCTAAAAATGATGCGCTAAAAATGTATGAAGAGCAGGGTAATGAATACAAAGTGGAGCTGATCGAGAATCTCGAGGATGGTTCCATTACTTTTTGTGACCACGATACCTTTACAGATTTATGCCGTGGCGGTCATATCCCCAACACAGGGATCGTCAAAGCCATCAAATTAATGAAAGTCGCCGGGGCATATTGGCGCGCTGATGAGAACAATACCCAGCTTACTCGTATTTACGGTATATCTTTCCCCAAGCAAAAAGAACTTAATGAATACCTGCATTTACTGGAGGAAGCTAAAAAACGGGACCATCGTAAACTGGGCAAAGAGCTTGAACTTTTTACTTTTTCACAAAAAGTGGGTCAGGGACTGCCATTATGGCTACCCAATGGTGCTGCATTGCGTGAACGTTTAGAAAATTTTCTTAAAGCAGCCCAGAAAAAGGCGGGTTACGAGATGGTGGTTACGCCGCACATAGGCCAGAAAGAACTTTATGTTACTTCGGGTCATTACCAGAAATATGGTGAAGACAGCTTTAGACCGATTACCACACCTTCTGAAGGTGAGGAATTTTTGCTCAAACCCATGAACTGTCCGCACCACTGTGAGATATTCAACGCCACATCCTGGAGCTACCGTGACTTACCAAAGCGTTTTGCAGAATTTGGTACCGTTTACCGATACGAGCAAAGTGGTGAACTTCACGGTTTGACCCGTGTACGCGGTTTTACGCAGGATGATGCGCATATATTCTGTACTCCAGACCAGCTGGATGAGGAATTCAAAAAAGTGATTGATCTGGTACTTTATGTATTCGGATCTCTTGGTTTTGAGAATTTTACCGCTCAGGTTTCCTTACGCGATCCGGAGAACAAGAAAAAATATATAGGCAGCAATGCCAACTGGGAAAAAGCGGAAAATGCCATTATCAACGCGGCCATTGATAAAAACCTGAACTATGTGGTAGAAACAGGTGAAGCGGCATTCTATGGTCCTAAGTTGGACTTTATGGTAAAAGATGCCCTGGGCCGTAGTTGGCAATTGGGTACCATTCAAGTAGATTATAACCTGCCCGAACGCTTTGACCTTACATACAAAGGCAGTGACAATGAACTGCATCGCCCGGTTATGATACACCGTGCACCCTTTGGCAGTATGGAGCGTTTTGTGGCGATACTTCTGGAACATACCGGCGGTAATTTCCCATTATGGCTTATGCCCGTGCAGGCCAGCATTTTAACGCTTAGCGAAAAATATGAAAAATACGCTAAAAATGTTTTGGATTCTCTTGAAAATCACGAAATTCGCGCCATTGTAGATGACCGTGGCGAAACAATGGGCAAGAAAATAAGGGAAGCTGAAATCAAAAAAACTCCTTATATGCTCATAATTGGCGAAACAGAAGCCAATGATGGTACGGTTTCTGTACGTAAACATGGTGGTGAGGATTTAGGTGCAATGACCGTCGCAGATTTTGCAGGTCTGGTAAACCAGAACATAGAACTCACGCTTAAAAAATTTAAAGTTTAA